From Cygnus olor isolate bCygOlo1 chromosome 7, bCygOlo1.pri.v2, whole genome shotgun sequence, a single genomic window includes:
- the C7H10orf71 gene encoding cardiac-enriched FHL2-interacting protein, whose protein sequence is MQGNKKHTEGHSDSSSIGSLLDDADREVSSLTDRAFRSLCVAELEDSYNEPNLAISPDLAHQFSAKFHPGTLNHAIKLTASCNKLTARNHEHTTWASTFQQLPKYAPEEKKIAKNSTLGTERKKLNLPVPGPRNNKHVSKVSSLIKTFDKTANQGSGGSLIAIKQPIKNSFQKSKLNHGNNMACGDDTAILSIHKELSEFSEDSQDSHCLTGKHEPQKRHNKIDLSYCDSDGYYPVLIEMSKIAKSNFSRSSKKALKNKNMKVNEPAKKGNFLHSENSAFESWKVHHKKLTEKQEFVDLITEKEGLIYLEEAPFSKGSHTSEHKLPPDKTTVAKKQEKDFQMEPTPTETVFSTPLPAVFVPQGPLHSGTEFHAALPPAPPPRIHVHHGPPRPPPVPQALPLAAPTQQSHPPTPPIREAPPVPLPPLPAQLSPLAMSQASVSPQSVSSRMVSSSPVSQAPVPPPRGHPPTLTEEEDISPQQDTICPPWRRPRTTKEAYERRQTSKEKFTASDETCSLSEKMTGVKPDLDVTPLAKQANSPGSASPTFNITELLTPIIPPKQEVDPMEGELIPLTPPPTDSMAERDDEATGFGDYRSRDSYKAKASSLLFNLKDVRKRVKSIYTPSPMLRALENKNKTKENIQENIKVNASSSTLQEISNKNIAEKDESSDITSVLSECVHEKDNKTDLTGHFTDNYLTLSSPQTTADLLFHQTGDNLQQDNSKHKDLVKNTRDNENCPMFRHQSEEPNLRKSLPYPALKPYSRGHADTTAGQPVQKPSFRAEEIERQAGHQDENFAFRTLPSQLSPAEDMPYSDIQSNVAVSGHEAQGKRSPSSSEQSFVSTVEQPFQEEPFPLDPLIQKPSLQESQRTKAEMSADSKKSHEERVKAAGEDELQYYACISSGTGAAESREGRVTGNEQKSLMKEKIRQEKKEEANGMDSASDSVKDTSTPRSEETQTQASSSSSKPCLFMIKDNTFRSPQVIRAVKLPLFRSFSLDDTVSNSYKEMEGRFASSAAHSKQPRDTLHAQERGWSALRRRGQQNVREGATDKERDASESGSTSATLDPNLLEDTESFSLGKLMEEDEETCALLNKDGKMNEESVCSSKEKSQIRKTRHSLTQPNLGLENDQAQSNSSYPIERKTNYFKNHHLSKRKGGSCAKKIITRETISPVTGSISEDHTYSPVSHEVLEEILHMEGGPVLLDSLECSAVTRPRSGSTMHSLVASLPSDKPTISSLGETEDAINPALLNMTLKSQADISAEEILDSTQRHLLDSAGEAERLELRGLGERGAGKPPAVPPKTEKALRRAKKLASRRKKMEEQQKKHQTEHTDAVGRKPSHSGQALVSPSPLGYSPLHPAPHSAFPPTETSIGRLSGGSAVSPSPSLTQRKLLQDPDSGQYYVIDLPAEVNLKTFYDPETGKYVQVSVPSLEGNLYPPSSSEIRSSPYASYPRVLPLPASSVAVLKSPSQLSEPTWLMPTVPGEPPEDGQQNCRCTEALDTQPYIEPVSYSYGQDTEETQVHLGKDMSPTPNTDRVSLTDLDDFVAEGVS, encoded by the coding sequence ATGCAGGGAAATAAGAAACATACAGAAGGACACAGTGACTCCTCAAGTATTGGGAGTCTTCTGGATGATGCAGACCGAGAGGTGAGCAGCCTCACAGACCGGGCTTTCAGAAGTCTGTGTGTGGCAGAACTTGAAGACTCTTACAATGAACCAAATCTTGCCATTTCACCTGACCTTGCCCACCAGTTCTCTGCTAAATTTCATCCAGGGACATTAAACCATGCCATCAAGCTAACAGCAAGCTGTAACAAGCTAACAGCAAGAAACCATGAACATACAACATGGGCTTCAACATTCCAGCAGTTACCAAAGTATGCTCCGGAGGAGAAAAAGATTGCTAAAAATAGTACCCTtggcacagaaaggaaaaagctgaatttgCCAGTCCCTGGTCCAAGGAACAATAAACATGTTTCAAAAGTGTCCTCATTGATTAAGACATTTGATAAGACTGCAAACCAAGGGTCAGGAGGTTCCCTGATAGCCATTAAGCAGCCcattaaaaatagctttcaaaaaagtaaattaaatcaTGGAAACAATATGGCTTGCGGGGATGACACAGCTATTTTGAGCATCCACAAGgaactttctgaattttctgagGATAGTCAAGATAGCCACTGCCTTACTGGTAAACATGAGCCACAGAAAAGACATAATAAAATAGATCTGAGTTATTGTGATTCTGATGGTTATTATCCTGTGCTGATTGAGATGTCAAAAATAGCCAAGTCAAATTTTTCCCGTTCTTCtaaaaaggctttgaaaaacaaaaatatgaaagttaATGAGCCagcaaaaaaaggcaattttcttcacagtgagaATAGTGCTTTTGAATCATGGAAAGTCCATCATAAAAAATtgactgaaaaacaggaatttgtTGATCtaataacagaaaaggaaggtcTTATATATCTTGAAGAAGCACCGTTTAGTAAAGGATCCCACACAAGTGAACATAAATTGCCACCTGACAAGACCACTGTTGCcaagaagcaggagaaagatTTTCAGATGGAGCCAACACCAACAGAAACTGTGTTCAGCACCCCCCTCCCAGCTGTATTTGTACCTCAGGGCCCCCTCCATTCAGGAACTGAATTTcatgctgctcttcctcctgcacCCCCACCTAGGATCCATGTGCACCACGGTCCTCCTCGGCCACCCCCAGTCCCTCAGGCGCTTCCTCTTGCAGCTCCCACCCAGCAGAGCCATCCCCCAACACCCCCCATCCGTGAAGCCCCTCCTGTACCACTGCCCCCCTTGCCAGCACAACTTTCCCCCCTTGCCATGTCCCAGGCCTCCGTCTCACCCCAGTCTGTGTCCTCCAGGATGGTTTCATCCTCACCTGTGTCCCAGGCACCTGTCCCACCTCCACGAGGTCACCCACCCACCTTAACTGAAGAGGAAGACATCAGTCCCCAACAGGACACCATCTGTCCACCCTGGAGGAGACCAAGGACTACAAAAGAGGCATATGAGAGGAGACAGACTTCAAAGGAGAAGTTCACAGCCAGCGATGAGACATGCTCATTGTCTGAAAAGATGACTGGAGTCAAACCTGATCTGGACGTGACTCCTCTGGCTAAACAGGCAAACTCCCCTGGATCAGCCAGTCCCACTTTCAACATCACCGAACTCTTAACACCCATCATACCACCAAAGCAGGAGGTGGACCCCATGGAAGGTGAGCTGATCCCACTGACACCTCCTCCCACTGACAGCATGGCAGAGAGGGATGATGAGGCGACCGGATTTGGTGATTACAGGTCTCGGGATAGTTACAAGGCAAAAGCATCAAGTCTGTTATTCAACTTGAAGGATGTGCGTAAGCGTGTTAAAAGCATTTATACCCCTTCTCCTATGTTAAGGGCCctggagaataaaaataagactaaGGAAAATATACAGGAGAATATAAAAGTGAATGCCTCATCGTCAACTTTGCAAGAAataagtaacaaaaatattgcagaGAAAGACGAATCGAGTGATATAACTTCTGTATTGTCTGAATGTGTTCATGAAAAGGACAATAAAACTGATTTAACTGGACACTTTACAGACAATTACCTGACTTTGAGTTCACCCCAGACAACAGCGGACCTTTTATTTCACCAAACTGGAGACAATTTGCAGCAAGATAATTCAAAACACAAAGATCTGGTTAAAAACACAAGGGATAATGAAAACTGCCCCATGTTCAGACATCAATCAGAAGAACccaatttaagaaaaagtctGCCGTATCCAGCACTGAAGCCATACAGTAGAGGCCATGCAGATACAACAGCTGGGCAACCTGTGCAAAAACCCAGCTTCCGAGCTGAGGAAATTGAGAGACAGGCTGGTCATCAGGatgaaaattttgctttcagaaccCTTCCAAGCCAACTCTCACCGGCAGAGGACATGCCTTACAGTGACATCCAAAGCAACGTGGCAGTCAGTGGCCATGAAGCACAAGGCAAAAGAAGCCCCAGCTCTTCTGAGCAATCTTTTGTCTCCACAGTAGAGCAGCCTTTTCAGGAGGAGCCATTTCCACTGGATCCCCTGATACAGAAGCCAAGCCTTCAAGAAAGCCAGCGGACTAAGGCTGAAATGAGTGCAGACAGTAAGAAAAGCCATGAGGAGAGAGTGAAAGCAGCTGGGGAAGATGAACTGCAATATTATGCTTGTATCAGCTCTGGTACTGGTGCAGCAGAGAGTAGGGAGGGTAGGGTTACTGGGAATGAACAAAAGAGcttgatgaaagaaaaaataaggcaagagaagaaggaagaggccAATGGCATGGATTCTGCTTCTGACAGCGTAAAGGACACCTCCACCCCGAGGTCTGAGGAGACACAAACACAAGCATCTTCAAGCTCATCCAAACCCTGTCTGTTTATGATCAAAGATAACACATTCAGGTCACCTCAGGTAATAAGGGCTGTCAAGTTGCCCCTGTTCAGGTCCTTTTCCCTGGATGATACAGTGAGCAACAGTTATAAGGAAATGGAAGGTAGATTTGCAtcctcagcagcacacagcaagcAGCCCCGAGACACGTTGCACGCCCAGGAGCGAGGCTGGTCGGCATTGAGGCGCAGAGGGCAGCAGAATGTGAGGGAAGGAGCAACTGATAAAGAGAGAGATGCCAGTGAGTCTGGATCTACTTCAGCAACACTGGACCCCAATCTTCTGGAAGATACAGAGAGCTTTTCCTTAGGGAAGCTGAtggaagaagatgaagagacATGTGCTTTGTTAAATAAAGATGGGAAAATGAATGAGGAAAGCGTCTGCAGCAGTAAAGAGAAGTCCCAGATTAGGAAGACAAGACACAGCTTAACACAGCCAAATTTGGGTCTGGAAAATGACCAAGCACAAAGCAACTCCAGCTATCCCatagaaagaaagacaaattacTTTAAGAACCATCATTTATCTAAACGCAAAGGTGGTTCTTGTGcgaaaaaaataataactagGGAGACAATTTCCCCTGTGACTGGCTCCATATCAGAGGACCACACATATTCTCCTGTATCCCATGAAGTTTTAGAGGAAATCCTGCACATGGAAGGTGGCCCGGTTTTGTTAGACAGTCTTGAATGCTCTGCTGTTACAAGACCCAGGTCGGGAAGCACGATGCATTCACTTGTTGCCAGTTTACCATCAGATAAACCAACGATTTCTAGCCTTGGAGAAACAGAGGATGCTATAAACCCTGCCTTGCTGAACATGACACTGAAGAGCCAAGCTGatatttctgcagaagagatACTTGATTCAACGCAGAGACATCTACTTGATTCTGCAGGGGAAGCTGAGAGATTGGAGCTCAGGGGACTtggggagagaggagcaggAAAGCCTCCCGCTGTGCCaccaaaaacagaaaaggcactGCGGCGGGCCAAAAAGCTGGcaagcaggagaaagaaaatggaagagcagcagaaaaaacatCAGACAGAGCATACAGATGCTGTAGGGAGAAAGCCTTCTCATTCTGGACAGGCACTAGTATCTCCCTCGCCCTTGGGATATTCCCCTCTCCATCCTGCCCCTCACTCAGCATTTCCTCCTACAGAAACCAGTATAGGAAGACTCAGTGGTGGATCAGCAGTAAGCCCTTCACCTTCTTTAACCCAGCGTAAACTCCTCCAAGACCCTGACTCTGGCCAATACTATGTAATTGATTTACCAGCTGAAGttaatttaaagacattttatgaCCCAGAAACTGGCAAATATGTTCAAGTGTCAGTCCCTTCCTTGGAAGGGAATTTATACCCGCCCTCCTCTTCTGAAATTAGGAGTTCTCCCTATGCCTCCTACCCTAGAGTGTTGCCTTTACCAGCTTCATCTGTAGCAGTGCTGAAGTCACCTTCTCAGCTCTCTGAACCTACATGGTTAATGCCGACTGTGCCAGGAGAACCACCTGAAGATGGCCAACAGAATTGCAGATGCACTGAAGCTTTGGATACCCAGCCCTATATTGAACCTGTCTCTTACTCCTACGGCCAAGACACTGAAGAAACTCAAGTTCACTTAGGAAAGGACATGAGCCCAACCCCAAATACAGACCGAGTGTCCCTCACTGATTTAGATGATTTTGTTGCTGAAGGGGTatcctga